GCCTCGCCTTGCATCGATGCTGGCGATCCGAATCCTTTGTACAACGACATGGAAGACCTTGCCGCCCCCGCCTTCGCCTTGTGGCACAGCCAGGGCAGCCTGCGCAACGACATGGGCTTCACCGGCGGGCCGCGGGCCGCCGTCTTCGACACGGCCTGGGTGGCCCTGCCGCGCTGGGAGCCGCGCACCCAACCACAGGCCTTCACCCTGGGCGCGCCCTGGCCCAACCCCTTCAACCCGGTGACGCGCATTCCCCTCACCCTGCAACATCCCATGCCCGTCCGCCTCGTCGTGCACAACCTGCTGGGGCAGCAGGTGGCCGTCTTGGTGGATGGCCTCCTGCCGGCGGGCACGCATCACCTGCCCTTCCAGGCCGGACGCCTGGCCAGCGGCCTCTATCTGGTCACGCTGGAGGCGGCGGGGCGGGCGCAGACGAGGACGGTGACGCTGCTGAGGTAGGGCAGTGGGCGG
This genomic interval from bacterium contains the following:
- a CDS encoding T9SS type A sorting domain-containing protein, which gives rise to MEDLAAPAFALWHSQGSLRNDMGFTGGPRAAVFDTAWVALPRWEPRTQPQAFTLGAPWPNPFNPVTRIPLTLQHPMPVRLVVHNLLGQQVAVLVDGLLPAGTHHLPFQAGRLASGLYLVTLEAAGRAQTRTVTLLR